GCGGGAGATAAAGAGAAGATTCGGAATTATGAGATACGAGTTTTGTATGCTCTAATAACCGGGAGACCCACCATATCTTTCAAGCATCTTGTGCTACTTAATATGTGGGAGTCGCGTGAGGATTATGACAGGAAGAGAATTCCTCACATCAGATTATTAACTCGAGTGCTTATGGATGCAAAAGCCATACCTGCAGGGGCGAAACCCTACAAAATGAGGCAAACTCCATTTTGTATTGACAAAACGGATGTAGGTGATTGGGATTTCCGAAAGGGAAGATCAAGATGTGTCCTCATTGACATGAAGAGTGGGCGTCGGGAAATTTTTGAAAGAGATGACATAACTGAAGGATCTGACGAGGATGATAATGAAGACGAAGAAGAGCAAGAACAAGGGGAGAATGCTATGGTGGAAAGACCACTCCAAAGGCAACATGTCTTGTTACCGAGTACACCTAATCCTCTTGGTTATGGAAGGTGGTCAGCCGGTGAAAAGGCTTTGTGGCAAAGAATCTCGAAAGAGTGTGAGACAAATCGTCTGTGGAGGGAAGAACAAGAAAGACTTGCAGCTGAAGAAAGAAAATTGGCAGCTGAGGAAAGAGAAAAGCAAGCTAAAGAAAGAGAGGGGCAATCTCAGTGGAGGATTGAACAGGCAAGACTTGCTGCTGAAAGAAGTTCTACCCAGACCCAACACCACTTGCCCACATTAGACGCTGAGGTTATCCTGGGACCATCCCCGGGCTCACAGTGATTAGGTGCATGTCTTCTTTCCTTacctttttatttttgttttgcaTGAAGTGAAGTGTGTGATGTCGTGCTTTCTTTtgttttagagttaattactgttttcgtcctgtgttttgtcaaaaatcactattttagtccattagtttaaaaattgcgatttcagtccctgtggtttcacttttgtaaccatttcagtccatgtggtttcactttcgtaaccatttcaatccattattctgttaagtacagggactgaaatggttatgaggtggactgaaatggttacaaagtgaaaccacagggactgaaatcgcaatttttaaactaatggactgaaatagtgatttttgacaaaccatagggacgaaaacagtaattaactctttgtTTTATGTGTTGCATGTAGGAAAATAGTAATTTGGCTCTCTAGTTTGCACTTCCATGTAGTTGCATATGttttaagtttttaataaagATATCGACTCTAATCGGCTAAGAATCACATGTGTTGTGCTTGTTTGGTGAGATGATGTTGCACTATTAAatatttgaaaagaaaaaaaaagagattgCATGCAAAATGGGAAATGATGAAATTCTGGTGTGTGGTACTTAGGCATGAAATTGATCCGAAATGGAGGGAAGATAGGATTTGGGATGATTGtacaaaaaaaaagaataataaaCCTTCAAGTAACTGAATTTGTGCATGTAAGTATGATTAGCTAACGCAATTCATTACATGGCATAACTAGTGATTAAGCATAGGTCCTTTGGCATGGTTAGCCCTTAAAGTGCTTGATAGAATATGCTTAGTAAGTTATATAGATAGAAATGCCTATTTGAGGGTAATATGCCATATGCTTATCAACACAtgtttcacacttttacccatatccttccattaaCGTGAGAATTTGAGCCTATTCGAGcactttcatatatatatatatatagggtaatatatatatgtatcatGCTCATTTCTTTGTAGAGGGTTACCCAAAATTGTGCATTTCGTTAGAACTAGTGCAATTATACATTCCAAGATCTTGAACTGAGATTTGTGCAAAAGTGATAGAGGCGTTAGGATACCCCCTTTTTGATTAACACCATTTCATTTGATTAACCTACCTTAAATTATCCATTAGATCACCAATTTGAGCCTATTCCTTTCAtttgttaaaacccacaaatattcACCCATTCACCATGAAGCCATCTCTACCTTTTCTTTTAACCTTTTTGATGAAATCCGGATCAAAGTTGATAGTTTGTTTAGTTTATTGTTTcctgaaaaaaaaagaaaaaaaagaagaaaaaggaaaaaaaaggaaaaaaaaaaaagaaagaaaaagcgTTGCTATGTATGAGGCCAATTGACCAAAGTATGTGGTTACAAAGATAGCATAAAGTGAGCATTGTGTATACGGGTCAAAATAACCCGAGTGTTTGTAGGATTCGGATTTCTTCACCTTTTAGCCATTTTCCAACGTTAATTCCAAACCCTTCACCCAAGCCAacccataaagtcctcttgatTTGCATTTAGTCTTTTGTTAATAGGTGGCGGTTTGATTTTTGTACTAGCATATGATAATAATGTTGCAATTGCGGGTTGAGTACTTCAGAAAAAATTACTAGTACTATTTTTACTAGTCCACAAATGAACCCGAGGGGAGTGACACATTGTGAGGAGTGTGAAACTTTAAGTATTGACAAGTTGAGGCATATTAGGTTTAATTAGGCAATTCATATCTATTTGCTTACTCGTTTTTTTAAACCAAGTCTTGTGGGTTGGGTATGCCTTATGACCTTAGCTGCATTGGTGAAAAATATGTATATGTTTGTAGCTAATCATTACCCAAGTGTTACATTGAAAGTTATTTGAAGGTTGCATCTCATAAAATTGTACAATCCCTACCAAAACTATTCCGAACTCCTCGGGGAGACAAAGTGTCTTAGGATTGCAAAGCAATCCGATCCCATTGCAATTCTCTTTTTCGGGATGAAAAAGAATTAAGTTGGGGAAGTTTGATGCGTATGCTTTTGGTATGCCTAAATGgttaatatttatatgttttagcATCGAATTTGTATCGAGACATGTTACTTTGATGCATTTTTACATGTAGGGTAGCGGTGGAAGATTGCGTGATGATTCCGGATCGTAAACCTATCACATGGAGCTTACACACATCAAATGAACTCAAGGAAAGTGATCTAGGCTTGTTTGGAACACCCCGATGTTCACTTTAACATGGAACCAGCGTTTGACAGTGAAGCATGGGCGTTTGGGTTTCTGCCCGGCGTTCCATACTCCCAAACCCGGCGTTCCATACTCCGGGTGCAGATACAAAACGGTTTTATTCGGTTTTGGACAAAAATAAAGTGGTTTTTCTCGGGATTTTTCATTCATTCTTCACCATTGGAGTCAAGGAGACATCAAGGGACAAGGAATACTCATTCACAAGGTGTTCTAACATCAAGATTGCTCCAATTGCTACCGAAATCGCAACATTTCTTCATCAAGCATGATCATGTGTGGCTAAAACCCTTGTGATCACAACCAAGGGCTAGAGTTTGTATGCCATTTAGTTCAATTTGAGTTGTTTATCTATGTTGGACATGAATTCATGGTGTTTGTTAGAGATCTATGACATTTGCTAAGTTTTTATGTGTTATTTCATGTGTTGATTGTTCTTAAACATTGTTTTCTTGAATCACTTCATGTATATTGAAAATTGGTGTTTAATCATTGAATGTCAAGATATATGATTGAAGGTTATGTCAACATGTTTATATTTGATGGTGATCATTTTGTGATAGCCTAATTACATCGGTGTTCAATCGTTGTAAGCTTAGGTACACAAGTATAGGTCTTTCAATACTCAATTTGCATATGATGTCACAAGATTATGTCTATATAATCTACCAAACCAGATTCACAAACTTAAATTACTAATTGTGCTATCAAACTTGATACATGGTTGTGCTCATTGTTACTTTATTGAATTTACATTTGTAGTTAATTCTAATTTAACAAATCAACATACAAATCCAATTTTAAGTTTTTACCATGTTTTGCAATCGATTGAGATCTTACACCAACCACTAGCTCTTCGTGGTTTGACACCCAATTTGCCACTACTAATTTAGGGTACTTAGGAGCATATAATCTTTTTATCTTTGATCGGTACTTCGACGTCGATCACGGCCGTTATCTGATGATGACGAAGATGATGTTCTCTCTCTCATCTCGCGCCGGATTGTTCGAGGTGAAATGCTAAAGCAAGCGCGAAATCACTGCTTCGGCTTTTGAGGGATTGTTGGAGCGATTTCAGAAGTGAAAGATCGAAGAATGCGGTTTTGGAACAGGTTATGGGTGAGATTGATAGAGGTGAAACGAGGGAAATTGAAGTTGGAATGGTGGAGGAGATGATTGCCAGGCTTAACATGTGAATCTTTCACTAGAAacagaggtttttttttttttttttttttttcactttgtTTGTGAATCTTTCAATAGAAACAGAGAATGTGCTTATGATTTAAGTTGGGATGCCATATAATTTCGAAGATTTGTGGTTGAGTTAAATGGAAACGGTTTGCAGCAGACTATCCCGGTTGTGCCGGTGGTGCTAGGGTTTGGTGGCGGTGGTCCCGGTGGTGCCGGTGGTCTTTTGTTCCATCCCGGTGGCCCTGGTACGCGTAACCAGCATTTAAACACGTGTAACCAACGCCTAAACGTGCGGAAGGACACCGGGATGTGTCTAACTAGCATTAAACACGCGTAACCAAGGGCGTGTGCGTAACTGGCGTCAGTTACTCGTGCAAAGTCGGTTTTGGGTCGAGCACTGCGTTAAGCGCCTACCGCGTGTCCAAGCTCTGGTACGCATAACCACAGTAAAAGCGCGTAACAGACGCGGCACGCGTAATTGACACCTGAACGCGCGTAAACGATGCCGTTACACGCAGAGCGGTAGGTTAAGTGCGTGCTGGGGCCTAGTAACGTGGCGCTAGACGTGCGTTTCCCGATCCTGGTACATGTAACCGGCTCCGAAAGTGTAACCGGCATTTTAACATACTTAAACTGAGGCATGATCGCGCGTAACTGGTCGAATTGAAGCTTTTTGTGTAGGCTATGTATGATGATTTAAACTTTTATACCATCAAACTCTGAAAGCTTCAAGCTATTTTGATGAATTTCAACATTACACTAAGCTTATGCTTACGATTTAAACAATTCTTTTTTAATTGAATTAACTTGTCTATAATTCcttatttgatttgattttgttaGTGAATTTTTTATTGATTTTGAGTCGTTATAACTTATAAGGCTACAAATTAGAGTCTCTGATGTGCTTTGACCCATTTCACCACGATCACCCGCTCCTTTTTCTAAGAACCCCAAATTGGTCCTCATTCCCCACCGGTGACGATCGCCTAATACCACGCTAAAGGTCCAGTACACGCTGACTTTTGACATGTCTGTCACTCTGCCACAGTCTTAACTTCACAAACACCGCAACATCCACCGCCGAGGATTTGGAGACCTACGAATTCCTACTCTGATCCCGTCTGTCTTGGCAGTTATTATCAAACCCTTTGTTCATACTCGATATCAAGTCCCAATCGAATATATCAAACAAATATAAAATTATGGCTAATTCCCACAATATTATCAGATCAAGAAAACTACTTAAAAACTTGATTCTTACAATCCCTACCCAATACGTGGTAAATTTATACAATAACTAGGATGCTAGATAATTATCTAATTAATTAAATAGGACATGATAATTACAATTAAATATTAAATCACAAACGCAATTAATAATCTACCTTGAAACCCTCCTTGAGCCTTGCATGCCAAATCGGTTTCATTGTTCGATATTCCCAACACGATACATATTGATTCTTTCATCGGGTTTCCTATAGATACATAGATATTTTGATTTTATTGATTCTAACAACTGATTtcatattatttaccaaaataggtgatttggaaaataattaccaaaatgGATGTTTTTCTATATTTCTTCATTTTTAACTAATCTATTATAATTCTTCTATTTTTATTTAATCAACCTATCACATTTATATTCTTTTCTTCAATCTAACTCATTATATAGACTTTTTAACCAACTTATTAACTATTGTCTGCGTAGTTTATTACCAATTCAAATGAAAACCCATAATACAGTGTTTACTAAagttatataaattttattaacgGGAAAAATATTTACGAAGATTGATTGGTTCGTAATTTCATTGGCCAACTcgatacttattattattattattattattattatcaactTATTTTTTAATGGTCACGAACAACATTTATTTCATTCGgttaatgtaaacatgaacaCGTCTTGATTACGAAAAAGAAAACCATGTTTGTGTTCAATTATTTGTTCGGTTAaagataaataaatgaacatgaacGTGTTACTTTAGTGTTCGTTTACATCTCTAAAATTATAGGAGGAAGCTTTATATTAGAATGATTTAgcttatataaatttaaaaagaaataaaagaaaagccgttaagaaaaaaaagagaactatattttggttagttaaaaagtaaataaatataaaGAGTAATTGTTTGgagaaaaataaatttaaaacatactgggttaactgaaaaaaaaaatataatagatTAGTTAATAATAAAGaagtaagaaaaaaaaaacacttattttaataaatattttttaaatcacccattttggtaaatattttttttcaCCCTCACCAATTTGAGAAAAAAGTCATTGCAAAACacatattttggtaaatatttttcaagTCACCGATTTTGGTAAATAAATTTTCCACCAACACTCTTTTGGGAAAAAACTCCAATAACTAGGATGCTAGATAATTATCTAATTAATTAACTAGGACATGATAATTACAATTAATTATTAAATCACAAACACATTTAATAATCTACCTTGAAACCCTCCTTGAGCCTGCACGCCAAATTGGTTTCATTGTTCGATATTCTCAACACAATACATATTGATTCTATCATCTGGTTTCCTATAGATACATAGATATTTTGATTTTATTGATTCTAACAACTGGTTTCATATTATTAACTAAATATTATATTTCATCATAATAATTTTTAGCCAGCTATCATATATTTAAGTTGATTACTATGCACTCACAGctataaaaaaaaattcttactTCAAAGAAAGATGAAGGAACCAATGTGAAAATTTCATGAAATT
This genomic stretch from Helianthus annuus cultivar XRQ/B chromosome 8, HanXRQr2.0-SUNRISE, whole genome shotgun sequence harbors:
- the LOC118481148 gene encoding uncharacterized protein LOC118481148; protein product: MLRELFQFDDIREDMKLYRKDLKPLPKLLTCILNRNVIPRAGDKEKIRNYEIRVLYALITGRPTISFKHLVLLNMWESREDYDRKRIPHIRLLTRVLMDAKAIPAGAKPYKMRQTPFCIDKTDVGDWDFRKGRSRCVLIDMKSGRREIFERDDITEGSDEDDNEDEEEQEQGENAMVERPLQRQHVLLPSTPNPLGYGRWSAGEKALWQRISKECETNRLWREEQERLAAEERKLAAEEREKQAKEREGQSQWRIEQARLAAERSSTQTQHHLPTLDAEVILGPSPGSQ